The following are encoded together in the Thermus filiformis genome:
- a CDS encoding motility-associated ABC transporter substrate-binding family protein produces MNIGKGIRYGAVLLAAGLAACSSPSGTTNPTMVTPPPREDGGGDPAQACGQVGVYALKDARQGQVGTVRVWNTQTTLFVRLEAQGSWQLTASQVNAALAAGGSNWWAFPAQAQHDPYVGQFTYAFALGDFPATSGTDLYIAAHAFLSTPTYGFAEGWSEGKYVKFTVQPCEKAPPPPGKDIVVFNDINPFDNTGMANPNNVLMVKNLVNYTTSGPRNAGTKVLFDRGRNSTCGADYYSGCSDARLATMRSVIQGEGFTIEELNSTQGSITNLAPEVKVVFLWNPRQTFTNAEINVFKQFASEGGRLVFVGEWQGYYDAITLENDFLGKMGAVMTNTGQAVDCGYVTLPQASLRPHQITQGMTNVTIACSSVLVPGPNDYPLYYDSTNTKVLSAVATIDPTPLPLDYVAPAQLKTQAVLLEPGLNPNSSTGR; encoded by the coding sequence ATGAATATTGGCAAGGGCATTCGGTACGGGGCCGTCCTGTTGGCGGCCGGGCTTGCGGCGTGCTCGAGCCCCTCGGGCACCACCAACCCCACCATGGTCACCCCCCCGCCTAGGGAGGACGGCGGGGGCGACCCCGCTCAGGCTTGCGGCCAGGTGGGCGTCTACGCCCTGAAGGACGCCCGTCAGGGCCAGGTGGGCACGGTACGGGTCTGGAACACCCAGACCACCCTCTTCGTCCGCCTCGAGGCCCAAGGCAGCTGGCAGCTCACCGCCAGCCAGGTCAATGCAGCCCTGGCCGCCGGCGGAAGCAACTGGTGGGCCTTCCCGGCCCAGGCCCAGCACGACCCCTATGTGGGCCAGTTCACCTACGCCTTCGCCCTGGGGGACTTTCCCGCCACCTCGGGCACCGACCTCTACATCGCCGCCCACGCCTTCCTCTCCACCCCCACCTACGGCTTCGCCGAGGGCTGGAGCGAGGGCAAGTACGTGAAGTTCACCGTCCAGCCCTGCGAGAAGGCCCCGCCCCCGCCCGGGAAGGACATCGTGGTCTTCAACGACATCAACCCCTTTGACAACACGGGCATGGCCAACCCCAACAACGTCCTCATGGTGAAGAACCTGGTGAACTACACCACCTCGGGCCCCAGGAACGCCGGGACCAAGGTCCTCTTTGACCGGGGCCGGAACTCCACGTGCGGGGCCGATTATTATTCGGGTTGCAGCGACGCAAGGCTCGCCACCATGCGGAGCGTCATCCAGGGAGAGGGGTTCACCATAGAGGAGCTGAACTCCACCCAGGGCTCCATCACCAACCTGGCCCCCGAGGTGAAGGTGGTCTTCCTGTGGAACCCCCGGCAGACCTTCACCAACGCGGAGATCAACGTGTTCAAGCAGTTTGCCTCCGAAGGCGGCCGGCTGGTCTTCGTCGGGGAGTGGCAGGGCTACTACGACGCCATCACCCTGGAAAACGACTTCCTGGGCAAGATGGGGGCGGTGATGACGAACACCGGCCAAGCAGTGGACTGCGGCTATGTCACCCTGCCCCAGGCCTCCCTCAGGCCCCACCAGATCACCCAGGGAATGACCAACGTAACCATCGCCTGCTCCTCGGTTCTGGTCCCTGGCCCCAACGACTACCCGCTCTACTACGACTCCACCAACACCAAGGTCCTCTCCGCCGTGGCCACCATTGACCCCACGCCGCTCCCCTTGGACTACGTGGCCCCCGCCCAGCTCAAGACCCAGGCCGTCCTGCTCGAGCCCGGCCTCAACCCCAACTCCTCCACGGGCCGCTAG
- a CDS encoding tetratricopeptide repeat protein, whose protein sequence is MRALVLLFLLAPALAQGLVLPFQGPAGYRLAQGYAQALQTPPPTLAALLLPEPPWQGGYERAGGLYSRAGAALAREVTGAEFVLLGRTEPLTLYLATPDGVYEGRFSNEAAAWLWLKARLNRHDLSPPPAPQGDEARLQALARGEEPDTLHQAALRLRQGEAVALEGLPQRLLDLWRGFAGKGELPGVYALYEALAQGQKEEALGLARRLAEGTVLEKLGALLVLRFLEDPSWKGLAWRLAEEAPYLPLAWEMASYAAFEEEDGARAKEALLQALRLSPDSALYWTNLGWAEYLLGQKARALSATQRALRLEPGVVALYNLGFLKALYGDHLGAKAAYDRALRLDEEGEVRMAVEDWAKHEKNAPQGLFWRAYLLERAGELGEAKALYQAFLQAQPQSPLAFLAQRALKRLEGARTELVLDRLALIPGDREARPFRVGEAVFPEVRLSGEPYLERAPLTTRLLKDGQVVEKAENPLDLPPLTAGAVATAPAVTPKEEGAYTLEVLYGSARLAVGLNVLKESLARRLYVLGLIPKDLSGQDLLSPQEMLGENGEALLLKRSVEALREAAPLAQSPQLTAPLASGPFPGKSVQELLRNADEALVLAFYRAVLEDPALLGEEGMDLVNAVVSWLLQ, encoded by the coding sequence ATGCGCGCCCTTGTCCTCCTCTTCCTCCTCGCCCCCGCCCTGGCCCAGGGGCTGGTCCTGCCCTTCCAGGGGCCCGCGGGGTACCGCCTGGCCCAGGGCTACGCCCAGGCCCTCCAGACCCCCCCGCCCACCCTGGCCGCCCTCCTCCTCCCCGAGCCCCCCTGGCAGGGGGGGTACGAACGGGCGGGCGGCCTCTACAGCCGGGCGGGGGCGGCCCTGGCCCGGGAGGTGACCGGGGCCGAGTTCGTCCTCCTGGGGCGGACCGAGCCCCTCACCCTCTACCTGGCCACCCCGGATGGGGTGTACGAGGGGCGGTTTTCCAACGAAGCGGCCGCCTGGCTCTGGCTGAAGGCCCGGCTGAACCGGCATGACCTCTCCCCTCCCCCGGCCCCCCAGGGGGACGAGGCCCGCCTCCAGGCCCTAGCCCGGGGGGAGGAGCCGGACACCCTGCACCAGGCGGCCCTCCGGCTCCGCCAGGGGGAGGCGGTGGCCCTGGAGGGCCTTCCCCAGAGGCTTCTGGACCTCTGGCGGGGCTTCGCCGGAAAAGGGGAGCTTCCCGGGGTCTACGCCCTGTACGAGGCGCTGGCCCAGGGGCAGAAGGAGGAGGCCCTGGGCCTGGCCCGCCGGCTCGCGGAGGGAACGGTTTTGGAGAAGCTGGGGGCCCTCCTCGTCCTGCGCTTCCTCGAGGACCCCTCCTGGAAGGGCCTGGCCTGGCGGCTGGCCGAGGAGGCCCCCTACCTCCCCCTGGCCTGGGAGATGGCCAGCTACGCGGCCTTTGAGGAGGAGGACGGGGCCAGGGCCAAGGAGGCCCTCCTCCAGGCCCTGAGGCTCTCCCCGGACTCGGCCCTTTACTGGACCAACCTGGGCTGGGCCGAGTACCTGCTGGGCCAGAAAGCGCGGGCCCTTTCGGCCACCCAGCGGGCCCTCCGCCTCGAGCCCGGCGTGGTGGCCCTGTACAACCTGGGCTTCCTCAAAGCCCTCTACGGGGACCATCTGGGGGCCAAGGCCGCCTACGACCGGGCCCTGCGCCTGGACGAGGAGGGGGAGGTCCGGATGGCGGTGGAGGACTGGGCCAAGCACGAGAAGAACGCCCCCCAGGGCCTCTTCTGGCGGGCCTACCTCCTGGAAAGGGCCGGGGAACTGGGGGAGGCCAAAGCCCTCTACCAGGCCTTCCTCCAGGCCCAGCCCCAAAGCCCCCTGGCCTTCCTCGCCCAGCGGGCCCTGAAGCGGCTGGAAGGGGCGAGGACGGAGCTCGTTCTGGACCGGCTCGCCCTCATCCCCGGCGACCGGGAGGCCCGCCCCTTCCGGGTGGGGGAGGCCGTCTTCCCCGAGGTGCGGCTTTCGGGCGAGCCCTACCTGGAACGCGCCCCCCTGACGACCCGGCTTCTCAAGGACGGCCAGGTGGTGGAAAAGGCGGAAAACCCCCTGGACCTCCCGCCCCTCACCGCGGGCGCGGTGGCCACCGCCCCCGCCGTCACGCCCAAGGAGGAGGGGGCGTACACCCTCGAGGTCCTCTACGGAAGCGCCCGTCTGGCGGTCGGCCTGAACGTCCTCAAGGAGAGCCTGGCCCGGAGGCTTTACGTCTTGGGCCTGATCCCTAAGGACCTCTCGGGGCAGGACCTCCTCTCCCCCCAGGAGATGCTCGGGGAAAACGGGGAAGCCCTCCTCCTGAAGCGGAGCGTGGAGGCCCTGCGGGAGGCCGCCCCCCTGGCCCAGTCCCCCCAGCTCACCGCGCCCTTGGCCTCGGGCCCCTTCCCGGGGAAAAGCGTCCAGGAGCTTTTGAGGAACGCGGACGAGGCCCTCGTCCTCGCCTTCTACCGGGCGGTGCTGGAGGACCCCGCCCTCCTGGGCGAAGAGGGGATGGACCTGGTGAACGCCGTGGTCAGCTGGCTCCTCCAGTAA
- a CDS encoding WecB/TagA/CpsF family glycosyltransferase, whose product MERLSLLGLPLDPVDMRQALERVRDFLAEPRTHQVVTLNPEIAVRAQKDGALLQAIREAELVTPDGVGILWAARTLLGVELPERVTGVDLTLALLEAFPGLRVYLLGGKPGVAERAAQEVERLGGKVVGAHHGYFQEEGPVVEAVAKAGPDLLLAGLGERQEVFLHRHKPHLGARVAVGVGGTLDVLAGEARRPPLWAQRMGLEWLLRVGLDPKRWRRAPRLWAFVRLVLKEKRSGKP is encoded by the coding sequence ATGGAACGCCTGAGCTTGCTCGGCCTTCCCCTGGACCCCGTGGACATGCGGCAGGCCCTGGAGCGCGTCCGGGACTTCCTGGCCGAGCCCAGGACGCACCAGGTGGTCACCCTGAACCCGGAGATCGCCGTCCGGGCACAGAAGGACGGGGCCCTCCTCCAGGCCATCCGGGAGGCGGAGCTGGTCACGCCGGACGGGGTGGGGATCCTCTGGGCGGCCAGAACCCTCCTGGGGGTGGAGCTCCCGGAGAGGGTCACGGGCGTGGACCTGACCCTGGCCCTTCTGGAAGCCTTCCCCGGACTCAGGGTCTACCTCCTGGGGGGAAAGCCCGGGGTGGCCGAGCGCGCGGCCCAGGAGGTGGAGCGGCTGGGCGGAAAGGTGGTGGGGGCGCACCACGGCTACTTCCAGGAGGAGGGGCCGGTGGTGGAGGCGGTGGCCAAGGCCGGGCCCGACCTCCTCCTGGCCGGCCTGGGGGAGCGGCAGGAGGTCTTCCTCCACCGCCACAAGCCCCACCTGGGGGCCCGGGTGGCCGTGGGGGTGGGGGGGACCCTGGACGTGCTGGCGGGGGAGGCCCGGCGCCCCCCCCTCTGGGCCCAGCGGATGGGCCTGGAGTGGCTCCTCCGGGTGGGGCTGGACCCCAAGCGCTGGCGGCGGGCCCCCCGGCTTTGGGCCTTCGTGCGGCTGGTCCTGAAGGAAAAGCGCTCCGGAAAACCCTAG
- a CDS encoding 2-phosphosulfolactate phosphatase gives MLRVALCPHAPAQGPVLLVEALPAGSALTLLLARGARSVWVAPGPKVAGLLGGLLLGEKEGFPPEGFHGTLDLRALEGLEVQGREVVLLAPGLASSLNPEEKEVYLGNFRNARAVYTALAGRPLTVRPAGEGEPYLSAVVAAGFLARKLAPEGEGAYALATALLKAFPDPQEALFQSQEGQRLYRMGRTEDLARASLIGVDEVLPRLAEVRFFPKAAYGLTQDRFAYRFAPWNA, from the coding sequence GTGTTGCGGGTCGCCCTTTGCCCACATGCCCCCGCCCAGGGCCCGGTCCTCCTGGTGGAGGCCCTGCCGGCGGGAAGCGCCCTCACCCTCCTCCTGGCCCGGGGGGCCCGGTCGGTCTGGGTGGCCCCGGGGCCCAAGGTGGCGGGGCTTCTGGGGGGGCTCCTTTTGGGGGAGAAGGAGGGCTTCCCCCCCGAGGGGTTCCACGGGACCCTGGACCTGAGAGCCCTGGAGGGCCTCGAGGTCCAGGGGCGGGAGGTCGTCCTCCTGGCCCCCGGGCTGGCCTCGAGCCTGAACCCGGAGGAAAAGGAGGTCTACCTGGGGAACTTCCGCAACGCCCGCGCCGTCTACACCGCCCTGGCGGGCCGGCCCCTCACCGTCCGGCCCGCCGGGGAGGGCGAGCCCTACCTGAGCGCGGTGGTGGCGGCGGGCTTCTTGGCGAGGAAACTCGCCCCCGAAGGGGAGGGAGCCTACGCCCTGGCCACAGCTCTTCTCAAAGCCTTCCCCGACCCGCAAGAAGCCCTCTTCCAAAGCCAGGAGGGACAGAGGCTTTACCGGATGGGCCGGACGGAGGATCTGGCCCGGGCCAGCCTGATCGGGGTGGACGAGGTCCTGCCCCGGCTCGCGGAGGTCCGCTTCTTCCCCAAGGCGGCCTACGGCCTGACCCAGGACCGGTTCGCCTACCGCTTCGCGCCATGGAACGCCTGA
- a CDS encoding thiamine-phosphate kinase: MRAADLGERGLLALLAPLGYPKGAPLPPGDDAGGVWFDKGALLLKTDGFLYREVALRGMGPFEVGWRAVAAVASDLVAKMGRPLGFTLGLFLPPESGVEEALDLVRGAAAAAQAHGAPLLGGDTNRGTEVALTASGYALARRPLPRAGLPGDLVYLAGDRWGKTGAAIDAHYRGLEVPPDFREAAFYPRARRELLGLAGLVRGSADSSDGLAETLWQLSEALGLGVGLEGLPLFPEVLAYAGSEEKALSLVLYGGEEFEAVLVVPEEKAPRLERKAVRLGLPLFRAGRLQAGVGVRFRGKEVERRGYAHF, from the coding sequence ATGCGAGCGGCGGACCTGGGCGAACGGGGGCTTCTGGCCCTCCTGGCCCCCCTGGGCTACCCCAAGGGCGCCCCCCTGCCCCCGGGGGACGACGCCGGGGGGGTCTGGTTCGACAAGGGGGCCCTCCTCCTGAAGACGGACGGCTTCCTCTACCGGGAGGTGGCCTTGAGGGGCATGGGCCCCTTTGAGGTGGGCTGGCGGGCGGTGGCGGCCGTGGCCTCGGACCTGGTGGCGAAGATGGGGCGGCCCTTGGGCTTCACCCTGGGCCTCTTCCTGCCGCCGGAGTCTGGGGTGGAGGAGGCCTTGGACCTGGTCCGGGGGGCGGCGGCCGCGGCCCAGGCCCACGGGGCCCCCCTTCTGGGAGGGGACACCAACAGGGGGACCGAGGTGGCCCTCACCGCGAGCGGCTACGCCCTGGCCCGAAGGCCCCTTCCCCGGGCGGGCCTCCCCGGCGACCTGGTCTATCTGGCGGGGGACCGCTGGGGGAAGACGGGGGCGGCCATAGACGCCCACTACCGGGGCCTCGAGGTGCCCCCCGACTTTCGGGAGGCGGCCTTCTACCCCCGGGCTCGGCGGGAGCTTCTGGGGCTTGCGGGCCTGGTCCGGGGAAGCGCGGACAGCTCGGACGGTCTGGCGGAGACCCTGTGGCAGCTCTCGGAGGCGCTGGGCCTGGGGGTGGGGCTGGAGGGGTTGCCCCTCTTCCCCGAGGTTTTGGCCTACGCGGGGAGCGAGGAAAAGGCCCTCTCCCTCGTCCTCTACGGGGGGGAGGAGTTTGAGGCGGTCCTGGTGGTCCCCGAGGAGAAGGCGCCTCGGCTGGAGCGGAAGGCGGTTCGGCTTGGCCTGCCCCTCTTCCGGGCGGGGCGGCTTCAGGCGGGGGTGGGGGTGCGCTTCCGGGGAAAGGAGGTGGAGCGGCGGGGGTACGCCCACTTCTAG
- a CDS encoding nucleotidyltransferase domain-containing protein has translation MPVRSLTSSVLRWPSREEVEEALKAWLLRHAFPGLLALGYFGSYARGEAGVGSDLDLVLVVESSDLPPWQRPTRLPLEELPVPAEALVYTLEEWRALPQRSPRFARTLEAETRWLLPLP, from the coding sequence ATGCCCGTGAGGTCCTTGACTTCGTCCGTGCTCAGATGGCCTAGCCGGGAGGAGGTGGAGGAGGCCCTCAAGGCCTGGCTCCTCCGCCACGCCTTCCCCGGCCTCCTGGCCCTGGGCTACTTCGGCTCCTACGCCCGGGGGGAGGCGGGGGTGGGAAGCGACCTGGACCTGGTCCTGGTGGTGGAGTCCTCCGACCTGCCCCCCTGGCAAAGGCCCACCCGGCTTCCCCTGGAGGAGCTCCCCGTCCCGGCGGAGGCCCTGGTCTACACCCTCGAGGAGTGGCGGGCCCTCCCCCAAAGGAGCCCCCGCTTCGCCCGCACCCTCGAGGCCGAGACCCGCTGGCTCCTTCCCCTCCCTTAG
- a CDS encoding HEPN domain-containing protein, translating into MNRARDWLFQAEKDLEMAEVARGAGRHEWACFAAQQAAEKAVKALHLHLGQEAWGHLVARLLKELPLEVPPGLLEKARYLDGLYIPTRYPDAFPEGPSAEHYGPLQSEEAIGYAREVLDFVRAQMA; encoded by the coding sequence GTGAACCGGGCCCGGGACTGGCTTTTCCAGGCGGAGAAGGACCTGGAGATGGCCGAGGTGGCCCGGGGGGCGGGTCGCCACGAGTGGGCCTGCTTCGCCGCCCAGCAGGCGGCCGAGAAGGCGGTGAAGGCCCTCCACCTCCACCTGGGCCAGGAGGCCTGGGGGCACCTGGTGGCCCGGCTCCTCAAGGAGCTCCCCCTGGAGGTTCCCCCGGGGCTTTTGGAAAAGGCCCGGTACCTGGACGGCCTCTACATCCCCACCCGCTACCCCGATGCCTTCCCCGAGGGCCCTTCGGCGGAGCACTACGGGCCCTTGCAGAGCGAGGAGGCGATTGGGTATGCCCGTGAGGTCCTTGACTTCGTCCGTGCTCAGATGGCCTAG
- a CDS encoding pyridoxal phosphate-dependent aminotransferase — protein MRAFKPHLEGLSAYPYRKVEARVKLDQNESPFDLPEDLKARALERMGRMPWNRYPSLDAEEVRQALARRWDWPPEGVVVAPGSNLLIQVLAQAARRVLDTAPSFPHYAHAARLADTPYQAVPLRPEGEGFALELEALLAHFTEGVLFLPNPHAPTGSLFPREAVLALAERAKEVGGLLVVDEAYREFAGVDHRDLARENPHLALLRTFSKAWSLGGVRAGYLLASPRVAAVVQNLLPPFALPVHTAALLLTVLEEPGYVEEVARYVREERERLYRALESHPFWRPYRSHTNFLLVRTPDAEAAFRKLLAHGVLVRRQDHYPLLSGAFRVTVGRAEENQAFLEAAYA, from the coding sequence ATGCGGGCCTTTAAGCCGCACCTCGAGGGCCTGTCCGCCTACCCCTACCGGAAGGTGGAGGCCCGGGTCAAGCTGGACCAGAACGAGAGCCCCTTTGACCTGCCGGAGGACCTGAAGGCCCGGGCCCTGGAGCGGATGGGGCGGATGCCCTGGAACCGGTACCCCTCCTTGGACGCGGAGGAGGTGCGCCAGGCCCTGGCCCGGCGCTGGGACTGGCCCCCGGAGGGCGTGGTGGTGGCCCCGGGCTCCAACCTCCTCATCCAGGTCCTGGCCCAGGCGGCCCGCCGCGTCCTGGACACCGCCCCCTCCTTCCCCCACTACGCCCACGCGGCCCGGCTCGCCGATACCCCCTACCAGGCGGTCCCCTTGAGGCCGGAGGGGGAGGGGTTTGCCCTCGAGCTGGAGGCCCTCCTGGCCCACTTCACCGAGGGGGTCCTCTTCCTCCCCAACCCCCACGCCCCCACGGGGAGCCTCTTCCCCCGAGAGGCGGTCTTGGCCCTGGCGGAGCGGGCCAAGGAGGTGGGGGGGCTTCTGGTGGTGGACGAGGCCTACCGGGAGTTCGCGGGGGTGGACCACCGGGACCTGGCCCGGGAAAACCCCCACCTGGCCCTCTTGCGCACCTTCTCCAAGGCCTGGTCCCTGGGCGGGGTGCGGGCGGGCTACCTCCTGGCGAGCCCTCGGGTGGCGGCGGTGGTGCAGAACCTCCTGCCCCCCTTCGCCCTGCCGGTCCACACCGCGGCCCTCCTCCTCACCGTCTTGGAGGAGCCCGGCTACGTGGAGGAGGTGGCCCGGTACGTCCGGGAGGAGCGCGAGCGCCTCTACCGGGCCCTGGAGTCCCACCCCTTTTGGAGGCCCTACCGGAGCCACACCAACTTCCTCCTGGTCAGGACCCCGGACGCGGAGGCGGCCTTCCGGAAGCTCCTCGCCCACGGGGTGCTGGTGCGGCGGCAGGACCACTACCCCCTGCTTTCCGGGGCCTTCCGGGTGACGGTGGGCCGGGCCGAGGAGAACCAGGCCTTTCTGGAGGCGGCGTATGCGTGA
- the hisB gene encoding imidazoleglycerol-phosphate dehydratase HisB, whose product MREAVVERATKETWVRLRLGLDGPPEGRVGTGLPFLDHMLLQLQTHGRFLLEVEAQGDLEVDVHHLVEDVGIALGMALKEALGEGRGLERYGHAYAPMDETLVLCVVDLSGRPHLEFRPEGWPVVGSAGGVNHYHLREFLRGLVGHARLTLHLRLLSGREAHHVIEASFKALARALRQATRVTGEGLPSTKGVL is encoded by the coding sequence ATGCGTGAGGCGGTGGTGGAGCGGGCCACGAAGGAGACCTGGGTGCGGCTCCGTCTGGGCCTGGACGGCCCCCCAGAGGGCCGGGTGGGGACGGGGCTTCCCTTTTTGGACCATATGCTCCTCCAGCTCCAGACCCACGGCCGCTTTCTCCTCGAGGTGGAGGCCCAGGGGGATTTAGAGGTGGACGTGCACCACCTGGTGGAGGACGTGGGCATCGCCCTGGGCATGGCCCTCAAGGAGGCCCTGGGGGAGGGGAGGGGGCTGGAGCGGTACGGCCACGCCTACGCCCCCATGGACGAGACCCTGGTCCTTTGCGTGGTGGACCTCTCGGGCAGGCCCCACCTGGAGTTCCGCCCCGAAGGGTGGCCGGTGGTGGGCTCGGCGGGGGGGGTGAACCACTACCACCTGCGGGAGTTCCTGCGGGGGCTGGTGGGCCACGCCCGGCTCACCCTGCACCTCCGCCTCCTCTCGGGCCGGGAGGCCCACCACGTGATCGAGGCCAGCTTCAAGGCCCTGGCCCGGGCCCTGCGCCAGGCCACCCGGGTCACGGGGGAGGGGCTTCCCAGCACGAAGGGGGTTTTGTGA
- the hisH gene encoding imidazole glycerol phosphate synthase subunit HisH encodes MRALLIDYGSGNLKSAAKALEAAGFSVTVSQDPGAARGADLLVLPGQGHFGQVMRAFRASGFLERVLDHLGRGLPFLGICVGMQVLYQASEEAPEEGLGLFEGRVLRFARGRVPQMGWNRVWYEGPFQELSGAFFYYANSYYGPLTPYSLGKSEYEGTVFTALLARDNLLAPQFHPEKSGRAGLAFLRRALRYFQLL; translated from the coding sequence ATGCGGGCGCTTCTCATTGACTACGGCTCGGGGAACCTGAAGAGCGCGGCCAAGGCCCTCGAGGCCGCGGGCTTTTCCGTAACCGTCTCGCAGGACCCGGGGGCGGCCCGGGGGGCGGACCTTTTGGTCCTTCCGGGGCAGGGGCATTTCGGCCAGGTGATGCGGGCTTTCCGGGCCTCGGGGTTCTTGGAGCGGGTTCTGGACCACCTGGGGCGGGGCCTGCCCTTCCTGGGCATCTGCGTGGGGATGCAGGTCCTCTACCAGGCCTCGGAGGAGGCCCCGGAGGAGGGGCTGGGCCTGTTTGAGGGCCGGGTCCTCCGCTTCGCCCGGGGGCGGGTCCCCCAGATGGGCTGGAACCGGGTCTGGTACGAGGGGCCTTTCCAGGAGCTTTCCGGGGCCTTCTTCTACTACGCCAACTCCTACTACGGCCCCCTCACCCCCTACAGCCTGGGCAAGAGCGAGTACGAGGGGACGGTCTTCACCGCCCTTTTGGCGCGGGACAACCTCCTCGCCCCCCAGTTCCACCCGGAGAAGAGCGGCCGGGCGGGGCTCGCCTTCCTACGCCGGGCGCTTCGCTACTTCCAGCTCCTCTAG
- a CDS encoding carbohydrate kinase family protein, protein MRFFVLGDVSVDLLYFLDRIPEPGEETPARRALMKPGGAGGTLAAQLASLGHRVYLAARVGQDAFRPLALSTLERVGVDLRHLQEDPEHPTSTVLILLVPGGERAMVSAEGASRYLDPAEFKPRHLDQVDALVLSAYALVGGPQRAYAAEALEAARKRGLAIFADLGTGAVRAAGRELLKHLRGVDWLLMNQGELLALTSAPSLSEGVEALRKEGFGHLVVKVGAMGSIVVTPEGEELVEPYPVEEAVDSTGAGDAYTAAFAHAVLQGKSPVEAARMANKAGALATTEVGAQGRLIRLEELEVAKRPA, encoded by the coding sequence ATGCGCTTCTTTGTGCTGGGCGACGTTTCGGTGGACCTACTTTACTTTCTGGACCGAATCCCCGAACCCGGGGAGGAGACGCCCGCCCGCCGGGCCCTGATGAAGCCCGGGGGGGCCGGGGGGACGCTGGCCGCCCAGCTGGCCAGCCTGGGCCACCGGGTCTACCTGGCGGCCCGGGTGGGGCAGGACGCCTTCCGCCCCCTGGCCCTCTCCACCCTCGAGCGGGTGGGGGTGGACCTGAGGCACCTGCAGGAGGACCCGGAGCACCCCACCTCCACCGTCCTCATCCTCCTCGTCCCCGGGGGGGAGCGGGCCATGGTGAGCGCGGAAGGGGCGAGCCGCTACCTGGACCCGGCGGAGTTCAAGCCCCGCCACCTGGACCAGGTGGACGCCCTGGTCCTCTCGGCCTACGCCCTGGTGGGCGGGCCCCAGCGGGCCTACGCGGCGGAGGCTTTGGAGGCGGCCCGCAAGCGGGGCCTGGCCATCTTCGCCGACCTGGGCACGGGGGCGGTGCGGGCGGCGGGCCGGGAGCTCCTCAAGCACCTCCGGGGGGTGGACTGGCTCCTCATGAACCAAGGCGAGCTTCTGGCCCTCACCAGCGCCCCCTCCTTGTCCGAAGGGGTGGAGGCCCTGCGGAAGGAGGGGTTCGGCCACCTGGTGGTCAAGGTGGGGGCCATGGGGTCCATCGTGGTCACCCCGGAGGGGGAGGAGCTGGTGGAGCCCTACCCGGTGGAGGAGGCGGTGGACTCCACCGGGGCGGGGGACGCCTACACCGCCGCCTTCGCCCACGCCGTACTCCAGGGCAAGTCCCCGGTGGAGGCGGCCCGCATGGCCAACAAGGCCGGGGCCCTGGCCACCACCGAGGTGGGGGCGCAGGGCAGGCTGATCCGGCTAGAGGAGCTGGAAGTAGCGAAGCGCCCGGCGTAG